Proteins found in one Sphingobium sp. V4 genomic segment:
- a CDS encoding class I SAM-dependent methyltransferase, whose translation MELKTLIGEPWSDYGLLDSGDGRKLERYGRFRFIRPEPQAMWKPATTDWRADGEFIPGSDEDGGGRWYYENPVPAEGWPLHWKEVTFQSSCTPFRHLGFFPDMAPIWDTLRGAIADKPDAEVMNLFGYTGVGTLALSAGGARMVHVDASKKSVAQARANAALSGMEDKPVRWIVEDAAKFVAREVRRGRRYDGILLDPPKYGRGPDGEVWRLEEDLPGLIANCRALLDADSRFLFLTVYAVRMSALAIGELLRQAFADLPGTVEAGELAVREEARGIALPTAIWARWRR comes from the coding sequence TTGGAACTCAAGACCCTCATCGGCGAACCCTGGTCGGATTACGGCCTGCTTGACTCGGGCGACGGCCGCAAGCTGGAGCGCTATGGCCGTTTCCGCTTCATCCGCCCGGAACCGCAGGCGATGTGGAAGCCCGCGACCACCGACTGGCGAGCCGACGGCGAATTCATCCCCGGTTCGGACGAGGATGGCGGCGGCCGCTGGTATTATGAAAATCCGGTCCCGGCCGAAGGCTGGCCGCTGCACTGGAAGGAAGTGACCTTCCAGTCGAGTTGCACCCCTTTCCGTCATCTCGGCTTCTTTCCCGACATGGCGCCGATCTGGGATACTCTGCGCGGCGCCATCGCCGACAAGCCCGACGCCGAGGTCATGAACCTGTTCGGCTATACCGGCGTCGGCACGCTGGCGCTGTCGGCCGGCGGCGCGCGCATGGTCCATGTCGATGCGTCCAAGAAATCGGTAGCCCAGGCCCGCGCCAACGCCGCGCTGTCGGGCATGGAGGACAAGCCCGTCCGCTGGATCGTCGAGGACGCCGCCAAGTTCGTCGCCCGCGAAGTCCGGCGTGGCCGCCGTTATGACGGTATCCTGCTCGACCCGCCCAAATATGGCCGCGGCCCCGATGGCGAGGTCTGGCGGCTGGAGGAGGATCTGCCCGGTCTCATCGCCAATTGCCGCGCGCTGCTCGATGCCGATAGCCGCTTTCTGTTCCTGACCGTCTATGCCGTCCGCATGTCGGCGCTGGCGATCGGCGAATTGCTGCGCCAGGCCTTTGCCGACCTGCCCGGCACGGTCGAGGCGGGCGAACTGGCGGTGCGGGAGGAGGCGCGCGGCATCGCCCTGCCGACCGCCATCTGGGCGCGCTGGCGGCGCTGA
- the thrC gene encoding threonine synthase produces MQYESTRGSAPALGFEDVTLAGLASDGGLYLPTSWPSFTADQIRALSGLSYVETAVRVMMPFVAGSLAEDELRELCAAAYGRFSHQAVTPLVQLDHQHWVLELFHGPTLAFKDVALQLLGQLFERFLSRRDDHLTIVGATSGDTGSAAIDAVAGRAKIDIFMLHPEGRVSDVQRRQMTTVLAPNVYNIAIDGSFDDAQALVKAMFNDADFKSRFNLSAVNSINWARLMAQVVYYFYAAVRLGAPDREVAFSVPTGNFGDVFAGYVAAQMGLPVAKLIVATNVNDILHRALAEGDYSQGQVVPTATPSMDIQVSSNFERLLFDAGGRDGLALAEQMRGFEASKAMRLTNAQREGASRLFTSSRIDADGMTMAMRWAYDAAGQVIDPHSAIGLAAARGAGVDASVPVVTLATAHAAKFPDAVERATGTRPPLPPRVGDLFSREESYARLPGTFEAITAYVAERATPRG; encoded by the coding sequence ATGCAATATGAGAGCACCAGGGGGAGCGCGCCTGCGCTCGGGTTCGAGGATGTGACGCTGGCTGGGCTGGCGTCCGATGGCGGCCTGTATCTGCCGACCAGTTGGCCGAGCTTCACCGCGGACCAGATTCGCGCCCTGTCCGGCCTTTCCTATGTCGAAACCGCCGTACGGGTGATGATGCCCTTCGTCGCGGGCTCACTTGCCGAAGACGAACTGCGGGAGCTTTGCGCCGCTGCCTATGGCCGCTTCAGCCATCAGGCCGTGACGCCGCTGGTCCAGCTCGACCATCAGCATTGGGTGCTGGAGCTGTTCCATGGCCCGACGCTCGCCTTCAAGGATGTCGCGCTCCAGCTGCTCGGCCAGTTGTTCGAGCGTTTCCTGTCGCGTCGGGACGATCACCTGACCATCGTCGGCGCCACGTCGGGCGACACCGGGTCGGCGGCGATCGACGCTGTGGCGGGCCGGGCGAAGATCGACATCTTCATGCTCCATCCCGAAGGCCGCGTCTCCGACGTGCAGCGGCGCCAGATGACCACCGTGCTGGCGCCCAACGTCTACAATATCGCCATCGACGGCAGCTTCGACGATGCGCAGGCGCTGGTGAAGGCGATGTTCAACGACGCCGATTTCAAGAGCCGTTTCAACCTGTCGGCCGTCAACAGCATCAACTGGGCGCGGCTGATGGCGCAGGTCGTCTATTATTTCTACGCCGCCGTGCGGCTGGGCGCACCGGACCGGGAAGTCGCCTTCTCCGTCCCCACCGGCAATTTCGGCGACGTGTTCGCCGGCTATGTCGCGGCGCAGATGGGCCTGCCGGTCGCGAAGCTGATCGTCGCCACCAACGTCAACGACATATTGCATCGTGCGCTGGCCGAAGGCGATTACAGCCAGGGCCAGGTCGTCCCGACCGCGACCCCCAGCATGGACATCCAGGTCAGTTCCAATTTCGAGCGGCTGCTGTTCGACGCTGGCGGACGCGACGGGCTCGCGCTGGCGGAGCAGATGCGCGGGTTCGAGGCGAGCAAGGCGATGCGCCTCACCAACGCGCAGCGGGAAGGCGCTTCGCGGCTCTTCACCTCCTCGCGCATCGACGCCGACGGCATGACCATGGCGATGCGCTGGGCCTATGACGCGGCCGGACAGGTGATCGACCCGCACAGCGCCATCGGCCTTGCCGCCGCGCGCGGGGCGGGTGTGGACGCGTCCGTGCCTGTGGTGACGCTGGCGACGGCGCACGCCGCGAAATTCCCCGACGCTGTCGAGCGCGCTACCGGCACCCGTCCGCCGCTGCCGCCGCGCGTGGGTGATCTCTTCTCGCGCGAGGAGAGCTACGCCCGGCTGCCCGGCACGTTCGAGGCGATCACCGCCTATGTCGCCGAACGCGCGACGCCGCGCGGCTGA
- a CDS encoding SURF1 family protein, which produces MSLPPDPTDRPQSARLPIVPTIMVALAVLAMIALGAWQLQRRAGKAEALALAAANPGRLAIAFPKLAPVDPAILFRPSSVHCLTVVQWQVEAGRAADGSSGYRHIAHCSTGAEGPGVLVAVGVGQKPDDKPAWTGGQVEGWISQEPDHRALLTRMGGKASPLRPMLIARQAPPGLKPVAPPSAADLPNNHLAYAVQWFFFAAVAVIIYILALRRRNASNAA; this is translated from the coding sequence ATGTCCCTCCCGCCCGACCCCACCGATCGCCCGCAATCCGCACGGCTTCCGATCGTTCCGACCATCATGGTCGCGCTGGCAGTGCTGGCGATGATCGCGCTGGGCGCCTGGCAGCTCCAGCGCCGTGCCGGGAAGGCGGAGGCGCTGGCCCTCGCCGCAGCCAATCCCGGCCGCCTCGCGATCGCATTCCCGAAACTGGCGCCGGTGGATCCCGCGATCCTCTTCCGCCCCTCCTCGGTCCATTGCCTGACCGTGGTCCAATGGCAGGTGGAGGCCGGCCGCGCCGCAGACGGCAGCAGCGGCTATCGCCATATCGCCCATTGTTCGACGGGCGCGGAAGGGCCGGGGGTGCTGGTCGCCGTCGGCGTCGGGCAGAAGCCGGACGACAAGCCCGCCTGGACGGGCGGCCAGGTCGAAGGCTGGATCAGCCAGGAACCCGACCATCGCGCGCTGCTTACGCGCATGGGCGGCAAGGCTTCCCCGCTGCGTCCGATGCTGATCGCGCGGCAGGCGCCTCCCGGCCTCAAGCCCGTCGCGCCGCCCAGTGCCGCCGACCTGCCCAACAACCATCTCGCCTATGCAGTGCAATGGTTCTTCTTCGCGGCGGTCGCGGTGATTATCTATATTCTCGCGCTGCGCCGCCGGAACGCGTCGAACGCCGCCTAA